The Duganella sp. BuS-21 sequence CACGCCGGCCAGGTCGGTGACGTAGATGTTTTCCAGCGGGAAGCCGAGGTCGACGATCAGGTCCAGACAGGCCAGCGCGGCCGCGCCGGCGCCGGAGACCACCAGCTTGCATTTTTTGATGTCTTTGCCGACCAGCGAAATGCCGTTCAGGATCGCCGCGCCGACGATGATGGCGGTGCCGTGCTGGTCATCGTGGAACACCGGGATCTGCATGCGCTCGCGCAGCTTGCGCTCGATGGTGAAGCATTCCGGCGCCTTGATGTCTTCCAGGTTGACGCCGCCGAAGGTCGGTTCCAGCGAGGCGATGATCTCGACCAGCTTGTCCGGGTCCTGCTCGTTGATTTCGATGTCGAAGACGTCGATGCCGGCGAACTTCTTGAACAGCACGCCCTTGCCTTCCATCACCGGCTTGGCGGCCAGCGGACCGATATTGCCCAGGCCCAGCACGGCGGTGCCGTTGGTGATCACGGCCACCAGGTTGCCGCGCGCCGTATATTTATAGGCGTTGGCCGGATCGATGACGATTTCTTCGCAGGGCGCCGCCACGCCGGGGGAGTAGGCCAGCGCCAGATCGCGCTGATTGGTCAGTTGCTTGGTCGGGGTAACGCTGATTTTGCCTGGTGTAGGGAACTCGTGATATTCCAGCGCCGCGATGCGCAGTTGTTGACGAATTGCTTCTTTTTTCTCAGGTGACGAATCCATGCTTTAACAGCCTTCCCATATTGTGCGATCGAAGGCCTATGATTTTATCAGACCGCTTCTTGCAATTAAGTAGGTATTTTCACCAACCAGCGCCGGCACGGGCAGCATTTTTTGTGAGCAAGTCGGGCGTTAGCCGAATTTTTGGGGTGATAAACTATGGATAGGCGCAATATAATCAATTTTCCTCACCCATCACCTTTTGCTATCGACTGATGAAATTTGATTGAAATTATCAATTTTTCACGATGTGAAGCGTGACCGTCGGGAATTCGGCTAAGCTGAAGACGTGTGCTTTCTTCAGGAGAAGTTCATGTCCGCCATGATCGTGTCCAAACACCTGCCCGAACCGGCCGGCGCCTCGTCGCAGGGCGCGGCCTGGCAGCAACTGTTGCGCTGGCAGGAAAACGCCCAGCCGCTGGCCTTTGTCTACAGCCGCTCGCTCGGCGGGCTGATCCACACCGGCCAGGGTAGCCTGGTGCAGCTGTCGCTGGACGCCGCCACCATCGAGGCCGGCGCCAGCAAGCTCTACATCGTGCTGGCCGGGGCCAGCTATGAAGCCGGGCCGCAACTGTTCTTCACGCCCAACCTGCTCAGCCGCTTCCACGTGAACGGCGTGGCGGTGCGCCTGGCCAACCACGACTGGCTGTTCCTGTCGGACGAGACCCTGCCCGCCATCGGCGTGGAAAACCTGCAAAAACGGCTGCAGCCTTAGCGCCAGGCAGTAAAATGCGGTCATGCTTTCCGAATTCGACCTCATCAAAGAATATTTCCAGCGTCCCCAGCATGCCGCGCGCGCCGTGCTCGGCATCGGCGACGATTGCGCCCTGCTCGCGCCCACGCCCGGCATGCAGACCGCCATATCATCCGACATGCTGGTCGAAGGCCGCCACTTCTTTGCCGGCGAAGACCCGCAGCGGCTCGGCCACAAGGCGCTGGCCGTCAACCTGTCCGACCTGGCGGCCATGGGCGCGCGCCCGGTCGGCTTCACGCTGGCGCTGGCCCTGCCCGCCGCCGATCGCGCCTGGCTGCAGGGCTTCTCGCAAGGCCTGTTCGCGCTGGCCGACGCCTTCAACATCGAACTGATCGGCGGCGACACCACCAAGGGGCCGCTGACTATCTGCATCACCGTGTTCGGCGAGCTGCGCCCGGGCCAGGCCCTGCGCCGCAGCGCCGCCCAAGCCGGCGACGATATCTGGATTTCCGGCACCTTGGGCGATGCGCGCCTGGCGCTGGCCGGCTATCGCCAGGAACTGGCGCAGCCGCTGGACGCCGCCGCCCAGCGCGCCGCCGCCGTGCGCATGCATACGCCGGTGCCGCGCGTGGAACTGGGCGTGCTGCTGGCGCAACAGGGCATCGCCCACGCCGCCATCGATATCTCGGACGGCTTGATCGGCGACCTCGGCCACATCCTCCAGCGCTCTGGTGTCGGCGCCACGCTTGACGTCGACGCCCTGCCGGCCGGCGACGTGCTGGCCACGCGCGACGCCGCCCTGCGCCGCGCCTACACGGCCGCCGGCGGCGACGATTACGAGCTGTGCTTCACCGCGCCGGCAGCGTCGCGTGCGGCCATCCTGGCGGCGGCCGGCAGCGTGGCCACGCCGGTCACCCGCGTCGGCAGCATCGATGCGCAGGCCGGCCTGCGCCTGGTGGACGCCGCCGGCGGCGCGCTCGATTTGCAGTTAGCGGGCTTCGATCACTTCGCTTCCTGAATCAAGGGCGGCAGCGCAGTCGCATCCTCGCCCGGCTCGCCCACCAGCCGGCCGCTGCCGTGCATCAGCCAGTAGTGGTGGAACGCCAGGCGGATGTTGTCGCGCAGCTGGGTGTCGTCCCACGGCTTGGTATAAAAACGGTAGATGGCGCCACGGTTGATGGAGTCGAGCACCGCCTCCAGCCCGGTATAGCCGGACAGGATGATGCGTATGGTCTCCGGATACATTTCCTTGACCTTGCTGAGGAACTCGGTGCCGCTCATCAGCGGCAGGCGCTGGTCGCACACCACCACCTGCACCGCATGCAGCGCCAGCAGCTCGAAGGCCTCGATCGGATTGGCCGCCGTCAGGATCTGGTAGCCGTCGCGGCGGAACAGGCGGTGCAGCGAAGCCAGCACGTTGACGTCGTCGTCGACGATCAGCAGCGTCTGCGGCGGCTGGCTGGCCGCGCCCGGCGCCGGCGGCAGGCTGCGGCCGGCGCGCACCAGCCGTCCCAGTTCGTCGGGCGCGACCGGCCGGCTGAAGAAATAGCCCTGGATTTCATCGCAACGGCTGCGCCGCAGCGCTTCGAGCTGGGCCCGTGTTTCCACGCCTTCCGCGATCACTTGCAGCTTGAGGCTGTGGGCCATGCTGATGATCGCCAGCGCGATGGCGGCGTCGTTGGGATTGGTGGTGATCTCGCGCACAAAGGCGATGTCGATCTTCAGCTTGTCGATCGGGAAGCGCTGCAAATAGGCCAGCGACGAATAGCCGGTGCCGAAATCGTCGATCGCCACCTTCATGCCGAGCGCCTTGAGATTTTTCAGGACGGTGATGGTGCGCTCGGCATTGGACATCAGTGCGGTCTCGGTCAGCTCCAGCTCCAGCAGCTCGGGCGGCACCTGGTGGCGGGCCAGCGCGCTGCGCACCAGTTGCTCCAGGTCGCCCTCGACGAACTGGCGGCTGGCGACGTTGACCGCCACCCGCACCGGCCCCGTGCCGTCGGCCAGCCAGGCGGCGATCTGCTGGCAGGCGGTGTCGATGATCCAGCCGCCGACGCGCACCACCAGGCCGGTGTCCTCCAGCACCGGCACGAACTCGGCCGGATACACCAGGCCGAAGCCGGGCCGCTGCCAGCGCAGCAGCGATTCGACGCCGCAGATGACGCCGGTGTTCAGGTTGACCTTGGGCTGGTAGTGCAGCAGCAGCTCGCGGTTGTCGAAGGCGCGGCGCAGCGCCAACTCCATGTCCAGCCGCGCCAGCACCTGCACGTTCATGCCGGCGGTGAAGAAGCGGTAGCCGTCGCGGCCGGCCTGCTTGGCGCGCGACATGGCGGTGTCGGCGTACTTGACCAGGGTTTCGGGATCGCTGGCATCGTCGGGATACAAGGCGATGCCGATGCTGGCGCTGAGCACGGCCTGCTGGCCGTCGAGCTCGAACGGCTGGCGCAGCGCTTCGCGCACGTCGGCGGCGGCGTTCACCGCTTCCTGCTGGTCGCGGTTCATGGTCAGGATCAGGGCGAACTCGTCGCCGCCGAGGCGGCCGGCGGTGTCGCGGATGCGCACGCATTGCACCAGCCGGTTGCTGAACTGGCGCAGCAGGTCGTCGCCGCAAGCCGTGCCGAGCGAGTCATTGATGCTCTTGAAGCGGTCCAGGCCGATGAACAGCACGGCGATGCGCCACGGCTTGTCCTGCGCCAGCGCGATGGTGTCGCCCAGCGTGCGGAAGAACAGCGTGCGGTTGGGCAGGCCGGTCAGGCTGTCGTAGTGGGCCATGCGCTGCAACAGCTCCTCGGACTGGCGCCGTTCGCTGATGTCGCGCGCCACGCCCAGCATCACGGTCGGCTGGCCGGCGCGCTGCAGCAGTTGCCAGTACAGCTCGACCGGCACGGCCATCAGGTCGCTGCGCATCAGTTCCAGCTCGCTCAACTCCGGCGCGCGCGCGGGGCCGACGGCGGCGGCGAAATCGGCCAGCCGCGCGGCCTGCTTGCGCAGCGCCTCCGGCGTGCCGAGGCCGAGCCGGCTGGCGGTCTGGCCCAGCATGTCGAAGCGCGGATAGCCGAGCATGCGGCAGGCGCCTTCGTTGACGTCGACCAGTTCGGCGCTGTCGGTATCGAGCAGGAAGATGGCGTCGGCGGTGGCGTCCATGGCGCTGCGGAAGCGCTGCAGTTCGGCGGTCCGCTCGCGCACGGTGTTCTCCAGGCGCGCGTTATAGCTGCGTTCGCGCGCATGCAGCAAGCGCATTTCCAGCATGTTGCGGATGCGCATCAGGGTTTCGATGGGATCGAAGGGCTTGCTGATGAAGTCGCGCGCACCGCTCTCGAAGGCGCGCATCTTGTGGTCGGGCTGGGCGGTGACCACCAGCACCGGCAGCCAGCCGTCCGGCTCCAGCGGCTTGAGCGCCTCCATCACGTCGAAGCCGCTCATGCCGGGCATCTGCAAATCGAGGATGATCAGGTCGTAACGGTGCGCGGCGTGCCAGCCGGCGACGACGCGCGGATCGGTGGTCGAACTGACCGCCTTGTACCCGGTGGAGGTGAGCAGGTACTCCAGCAATTCGAGATTCACGGGCTGATCGTCGACGACCAGGATGCGGGCGTGAGAAAGGTCGGTGTGACTGATCATTGCGCCTCCGGTGGATACGTACTCTTCAGTCAGCTTACCAGCCCCGACAAATGACGGCGCACGGCTGAGACCGTTGCAATTTCCGCAATACATTGCAACTATACCAAATTTTCGTGCGGCACTGGCATCGATCAGGAGCTGCATGGTACAGTGGCAGCCAGCCCCCCCCGCAGTCCGCACCACAGTGAAGGAGTAGCCATGAGTAACAGCGACACCATCCTCGACCTTGCCGCGCAAGTCGGCACAGCACTGCAAGACAAGGGCTTGATCCTGGCCACGGCCGAATCGTGCACGGGCGGCGGCGTGGCCCAGGCCATCACCGAAATCGCCGGTTCCACCGCCTGGTTCGACTGCGGCTTCATCACCTATTCCAACGCCTCGAAAACCGAAATGCTGGACGTGTCGGCCGCGCTGATCGCGCAGATGGGCAGCGTGTCGGAAGAAGTGGCCGGCGCCATGGCCAGCGGCGCGCTCGGTGCGAGCAACGCCCACCTGGCGGTCTCGACCACCGGCATCGCCGGCCCCACCGGCGCGGTGCCGGGCAAGCCGGTGGGCACGGTGTGCTTCGGCTGGGCCAATGCCGACACGGTCCACACCGAACGCCTGGTGTTTGCCGGCGACCGTCGCGCGGTGCGCGAGCAGACCGTGATCCACGCCCTGCAAGGCTTGCTGCGCTTCATCAACTAGGTTGCCTTCGCGCGGCAAAACAATTACTCTCGACGCATTCAAGCGTTTCGGGAGTCATTGATGCAAAACACGGTACATTTTATTCTCCAGGGTAAAGGCGGCATCGGCAAGACGCTGGTCTCGACCATCCTTGCGCAGTGGATCGCCGGCAAGGACGTGGCCGAGGACCAGCAGCCGCTGCGCTGCTACGACACCGACCAGGAGAATGCTACCTTCTCGCGCTACAAGGCGATGAACGTCAAGCATGTGCCGGTGATGACCGACAGCCGCACCATCGACCCCAAGCGCTTCGACGCGCTGATGATCGACATCCTCGAACAGGACGGTAACTGCGTGATCGACAACGGCGCCAACACCTTCTCGCCGCTGATGGGCTACCTGATCGAGAACGACTGCTTCTCGCTGCTGCAGGAATCGGGCCGCAAGGTCTATGTCCACACCATCGTCGGCGGCGGCGACACGCTGCACGACACCGCCATGGGTTTCGTCTCCACCGCCAAGGCCACCAAGGTGCCGCTGGTGCTGTGGGAAAACGAACACTTCGGCCTGCTGCAATCGGCGGCCGGCAAGCAATTCATCGAATCGCAGACCTATGCCGACAACGCCGCGCGCGTGGTGGGCCGGGTGGTGCTGTCGGCGCGCAACGCCGACACCTTCGGCGCCGACATCAAGAAGATGAACACGGCGCGCCTGACCGCCGCCGAGGTCAAGGAAAGCGACAAATTCAACGTCATGGAAAAGCAGCGCATCAAGGTGGTGTTCCGCGACTTGTTCGAGCAACTCGACAAAGTGCAGTGGTAGGCGGCCATGGATCAGCAAAAGCTGCGCACGCTGGTATTTGAAAAGACCGGCGTCAAAATCGACGTCGACGATCCCGTGTTCGCGCTGGTGGCGCTGAACGAAGCGGTGCTGGAGGAAGCCGTGCAGCGCCACGTGGCGCTGATCGACGCCGCCTCGCTGGCGCTGGCGCAGCAGGCGCGGTTGGCCGGCGGCCTGCCGCCGTTGCAGGATGGCCATGGCCAGGGCGCCGCTCCCGCCGCCGCGCCGGGCTACGTGCCGACGCCGCCTTCGGGCCCGGTGCGGCCGATCGCCACCCAATCGTCGCCGGCCATCACGGCGCGCGAACTGCGCCTGCTGGGCGCCGCTGCCGGGATCGCCCTCCTGAGCGCGCTGATCGTGCTGGGCGGCCAGGCCGCCTTCCACAAGCCAGCGCCAGCGCCGGCATTGACGGCGGAGCAGATGCAGGCACTGCAGCATGCCGCCAAGCTTGAGCAGGCCATCGAGAAACTCGACCCCAAGGTCCGCGCCCAACTGCAAGCCGAACTGCAAAAATAAGCAAAACCGGGGTCAGTTCTGCCATTGGTACATGAGCTCGTGTACCAATGGCAGAACTGACCCCGGTTTTGTGCTAACATATGAACACCTATTCATTTGTTAGCAATAATGAGCTGCCAACACGATTATTCCGCCTGCGATCCACAGATCGCGCAACTGGCTGATCTGTTCCACCTGCTCGGCGACCCGACGCGCTTGCGCATCGTGCTCGCCTGCATGCCGGCGCCGATTGCCGTCAGCGACATTGCCGCTACACTGGAGTTGAGCGGCTCGCTGGTCAGCCACCACCTGCGCCTGCTGCGCGCCGCCCGCATCGTCAAGTCCGAGCGCCAGGGCAAGCAGGTTTTCTATTCCACCGCCGACGCCCACATCAGCGGCGTCCTCAACGATATGCTTGAACATATCGCCGAACCTTCCACCGGGACCGAAGCATGAGCAAGCACCACGACCACGACCATCATGACCACGATCACCATCATGATCACGACCATGGCCACAGCCATGCGCATGGCCACCACCATCACCACGGCGACCCGAACACCATGGGCCGCGCCTTCGCCATCGCCATCGTGCTCAACCTGGCGTTCGTCGGCATCGAATTCTTCTACGGTTTCCTGGCCAATTCCACCGCGCTGATGGCCGACGCCGGCCACAACCTGTCCGACGTGCTGGGCTTGATGCTGGCGTGGGGCGCCGCCATCCTGGTCAAGCGCGCGCCGAACCAACGCTATACCTACGGCCTGCGCAGCACCTCGATGCTGGCCGCCTTGTTCAACGCCATGCTGCTGATGGCGGCCTGCGGCGGCATCGCCTGGCAAGCCGTGCAGCAACTGCTGCATCCCGATCCGGTGGCCGGCCTGACCGTGTCGGTGGTGGCGGGCATGGGCATCCTGGTCAACGGTTTCTCGGCCTGGCTGTTCATGGCCGGCAGCAAGGACGACATCAATATCCGTGGCGCCTACCTGCACCTGGCCGCCGACGCCGCCATCTCGCTGGGCGTGCTGGTGGCCGGCTTGCTGGTCCGCTTCACCGGCTGGAACTGGCTCGACCCGGCAGTCAGCGTGGTGATCGTCGCCATCATCGTGGCCAGCACCTGGTCGCTATTGACGCAATCGCTGCGCATGATGTTGGCCGCCGTGCCGGACAATGTGGACCGCGCCAAAATCGAACAGTTCCTGCACAGCCAGCCGGGCGTAAGCTCGGTGTGCGACCTGCATATCTGGGCCATGAGCACCACCGAGAACGCATTGACCGTGCAGCTGGTGACGCCGGCCGGCTATCCGGGCGACGGCGCCATCGACGCCATCAGCAAGACGCTGCGCGAGGACTTCTCGATCCAGCACAGCACGCTGCAGGTGCGTACCGGCGCCAGCGCGCTGGAATGCTGCCTGCAGGCGCCGGCGGCCGCAGCGGCCGCCCACGCGCACGCCCACTAATCGGCCAGGCTGGCGTACAGGGCGGTGCTCAGGTAGCGCTCGCCGAACGAGGGGATGATCACCACGATCAGCTTGCCGGCGCTGTCGGGCCGCTGGGCCACCTGCATCGCCGCCCACAGCGCGGCGCCGGAGGAGATCCCCACCAGCAGTCCTTCTTCCCTGGCCGCGCGGCGCGCGGTTTCAAACGCGTCGTCGTTGCCGACGCAGACTATTTCATCGTAGATGGCGGTATTCAGCACGCCCGGCACGAAGCCGGCGCCGATGCCCTGGATCGGGTGCGGCCCCTTGCTGCCTTTGGACAGGATGGGCGACGCTTCCGGCTCCACCGCCACGCAGCGGAAGGACGGCTTGCGCGCCTTGATCACCTCGCCCACGCCGGTGATGGTGCCGCCGGTGCCGATGCCGGCCACCAGGATGTCGACCGCGCCGTCGGTGTCGGTCCAGATTTCCTCGGCCGTGGTGCGGCGGTGTACGTCGGGATTGGCCGGGTTGTTGAACTGCTGCGGCATCAGGTAGCGTGGATCGGACGCGGCCAGCGCGTCGGCGTGGCGGATCGCGCCCAGCATGCCTTCGCTGCCCGGTGTCAGGATCAGCTCGGCGCCATAGGCGCGCAGCAGCATGCGCCGTTCGCGGCTCATGGTGTCGGGCATGACCAGCGTGCAGCGATAGCCGCGCGCCGCGCAGACCATGGCCAGGGCGATGCCGGTGTTGCCGCTGGTGGGTTCGAGGATGATGGTGTCGGGGCGGATTTGCCCGGCCGCTTCGGCCGCTTCGATCATGGACAGGCCGATGCGGTCTTTCACGCTGTGGGCCGGATTGCAGTATTCAAGCTTGGCGAGCACTTGCGCGCCGCTGCCCTTGGACAGCCGGTTCAGCCGCACCAGGGGTGTGCGGCCGATCAGTTCGGTGACGTCGTTGGCAATCTTCATGGAGGACCTCCGAGTTGGACGGAGCTTCCAGTCTACGCCTTTATTTGACGTCCACCAGTTCCACGTCGAAGATCAGGGCGGAATTTGGCGGGATATTGCTGCCCGGGCTAGGACGCGAGCCGTAGGCCAGTTCCGACGGGATGATCAGGGTGCGCTTGCCGCCCACCTTCATGCCACGGATGCCCTGGTCCCAGCCCTTGATGACGCGGCCGGCGCCGAGCACGAAGTCCAGCGGTTCGCCGCGCGGATAGGACGAGTCGAACAGCTTGCCGTGCATATGCTTGGCCAGCGGACGGTACAGCCAGCCCGAGTAATGCATCACCACCGTGGCGCCGACCGAGGCTTCCTTGCCGGTGCCGACCTTGGTGTCGGTGACGATCAGTTGTTCGGCGGCCGGACCCGGCGTGGCCGAGCCGACCACGACGGCGGCTTCAGGGGCTGGTGCAGCGGCCGGGGCGACTTCGGGCTGGGCCTGCGGCGCCTGGGCCTGGGCCTGGGCCTGAGCCTGAGCGTGAGCAACGGCGGCGGCAAACAGCAAGGCGACGAAAACGGAACTACGCTTCATGTGGTTTCTTTCGATGAGTTCTGTAAACAACTCGGAATGATAACAAACTAGACGGCGTCCGGGGCTGTTGTCGGCGCCGCGTCGTCGGCCAGGCGGCGCAGCGCGTGGCCGGCGGCCACCATGCCGAAGGTGGCGGTC is a genomic window containing:
- the thiL gene encoding thiamine-phosphate kinase, yielding MLSEFDLIKEYFQRPQHAARAVLGIGDDCALLAPTPGMQTAISSDMLVEGRHFFAGEDPQRLGHKALAVNLSDLAAMGARPVGFTLALALPAADRAWLQGFSQGLFALADAFNIELIGGDTTKGPLTICITVFGELRPGQALRRSAAQAGDDIWISGTLGDARLALAGYRQELAQPLDAAAQRAAAVRMHTPVPRVELGVLLAQQGIAHAAIDISDGLIGDLGHILQRSGVGATLDVDALPAGDVLATRDAALRRAYTAAGGDDYELCFTAPAASRAAILAAAGSVATPVTRVGSIDAQAGLRLVDAAGGALDLQLAGFDHFAS
- a CDS encoding EAL domain-containing protein is translated as MISHTDLSHARILVVDDQPVNLELLEYLLTSTGYKAVSSTTDPRVVAGWHAAHRYDLIILDLQMPGMSGFDVMEALKPLEPDGWLPVLVVTAQPDHKMRAFESGARDFISKPFDPIETLMRIRNMLEMRLLHARERSYNARLENTVRERTAELQRFRSAMDATADAIFLLDTDSAELVDVNEGACRMLGYPRFDMLGQTASRLGLGTPEALRKQAARLADFAAAVGPARAPELSELELMRSDLMAVPVELYWQLLQRAGQPTVMLGVARDISERRQSEELLQRMAHYDSLTGLPNRTLFFRTLGDTIALAQDKPWRIAVLFIGLDRFKSINDSLGTACGDDLLRQFSNRLVQCVRIRDTAGRLGGDEFALILTMNRDQQEAVNAAADVREALRQPFELDGQQAVLSASIGIALYPDDASDPETLVKYADTAMSRAKQAGRDGYRFFTAGMNVQVLARLDMELALRRAFDNRELLLHYQPKVNLNTGVICGVESLLRWQRPGFGLVYPAEFVPVLEDTGLVVRVGGWIIDTACQQIAAWLADGTGPVRVAVNVASRQFVEGDLEQLVRSALARHQVPPELLELELTETALMSNAERTITVLKNLKALGMKVAIDDFGTGYSSLAYLQRFPIDKLKIDIAFVREITTNPNDAAIALAIISMAHSLKLQVIAEGVETRAQLEALRRSRCDEIQGYFFSRPVAPDELGRLVRAGRSLPPAPGAASQPPQTLLIVDDDVNVLASLHRLFRRDGYQILTAANPIEAFELLALHAVQVVVCDQRLPLMSGTEFLSKVKEMYPETIRIILSGYTGLEAVLDSINRGAIYRFYTKPWDDTQLRDNIRLAFHHYWLMHGSGRLVGEPGEDATALPPLIQEAK
- a CDS encoding CinA family protein; the encoded protein is MSNSDTILDLAAQVGTALQDKGLILATAESCTGGGVAQAITEIAGSTAWFDCGFITYSNASKTEMLDVSAALIAQMGSVSEEVAGAMASGALGASNAHLAVSTTGIAGPTGAVPGKPVGTVCFGWANADTVHTERLVFAGDRRAVREQTVIHALQGLLRFIN
- a CDS encoding metalloregulator ArsR/SmtB family transcription factor — its product is MSCQHDYSACDPQIAQLADLFHLLGDPTRLRIVLACMPAPIAVSDIAATLELSGSLVSHHLRLLRAARIVKSERQGKQVFYSTADAHISGVLNDMLEHIAEPSTGTEA
- a CDS encoding cation diffusion facilitator family transporter, which codes for MSKHHDHDHHDHDHHHDHDHGHSHAHGHHHHHGDPNTMGRAFAIAIVLNLAFVGIEFFYGFLANSTALMADAGHNLSDVLGLMLAWGAAILVKRAPNQRYTYGLRSTSMLAALFNAMLLMAACGGIAWQAVQQLLHPDPVAGLTVSVVAGMGILVNGFSAWLFMAGSKDDINIRGAYLHLAADAAISLGVLVAGLLVRFTGWNWLDPAVSVVIVAIIVASTWSLLTQSLRMMLAAVPDNVDRAKIEQFLHSQPGVSSVCDLHIWAMSTTENALTVQLVTPAGYPGDGAIDAISKTLREDFSIQHSTLQVRTGASALECCLQAPAAAAAAHAHAH
- the cysK gene encoding cysteine synthase A, with product MKIANDVTELIGRTPLVRLNRLSKGSGAQVLAKLEYCNPAHSVKDRIGLSMIEAAEAAGQIRPDTIILEPTSGNTGIALAMVCAARGYRCTLVMPDTMSRERRMLLRAYGAELILTPGSEGMLGAIRHADALAASDPRYLMPQQFNNPANPDVHRRTTAEEIWTDTDGAVDILVAGIGTGGTITGVGEVIKARKPSFRCVAVEPEASPILSKGSKGPHPIQGIGAGFVPGVLNTAIYDEIVCVGNDDAFETARRAAREEGLLVGISSGAALWAAMQVAQRPDSAGKLIVVIIPSFGERYLSTALYASLAD
- a CDS encoding FKBP-type peptidyl-prolyl cis-trans isomerase, giving the protein MKRSSVFVALLFAAAVAHAQAQAQAQAQAPQAQPEVAPAAAPAPEAAVVVGSATPGPAAEQLIVTDTKVGTGKEASVGATVVMHYSGWLYRPLAKHMHGKLFDSSYPRGEPLDFVLGAGRVIKGWDQGIRGMKVGGKRTLIIPSELAYGSRPSPGSNIPPNSALIFDVELVDVK